A window of the Archocentrus centrarchus isolate MPI-CPG fArcCen1 chromosome 17, fArcCen1, whole genome shotgun sequence genome harbors these coding sequences:
- the dtna gene encoding LOW QUALITY PROTEIN: dystrobrevin alpha (The sequence of the model RefSeq protein was modified relative to this genomic sequence to represent the inferred CDS: deleted 1 base in 1 codon), with amino-acid sequence MVLYERIIEDCGQNGDTMADRRQLLVEMRAQDLDSIRLSTYRTACKLRFVQKKCNLHLVDIWNVIEAFRENGLNAMDLNAELSVARLEVVLSTIFYQLNKRMPTTHQINVEQSISLLLNFLLAAYDPEGHGKTSIFVVKMALATICGGKILDKLRYIFSLISDSAGIMVHSQFDQFLREVLKLPMAVFEGPSFGYTEQAARTCFAQQKKVSLNTFLDTLMSDPPPQCLVWLPLMHRLANVENVFHPVECSYCHTESMMGFRYRCQQCHNYQLCQDCFWRGHASGSHSNQHQMKEYTSWKSPAKKLSHALSKSLSCASSREPLHPLFPEMPDKTLNLAHIVDTWPPRPVNITNDYSLSHSMPTSGNPYSTKNKNNVVGQRKPLTGAAPHLLKGRGLNYNLDVADRLADEHVLIGLYVNLLQNNPKTCLLESSNHQDDEHSLIARYAARLAADAAAQQQRVPTDLPCSLDANKQQRQLIAELESKNREILQEIQRLRLQHEEASQPPPDRGQQNPTLLAELRLLRQRKDELEQRMSTLQESRRELMVQLEQLMMLLKTQGPGSPRSSPSHTINRPIPTPIHSDSAGTTPTHTPQDSLMGVGGDVQEAFAQGPRRNLRNDLLIAADSITNTMSSLVKELNSEGGSESESTVDSDFGRELLATTSSDPFYAYKPRPVSAADDESFEKDLERQLEDELQLDELKKHRQETDKACMVTLQQ; translated from the exons GAGCTCAGGATTTGGATTCTATACGACTGTCAACGTACAGAACAGCCTGCAAACTCAGATTTGTGCAAAAGAAATGCAACT TACATTTGGTCGACATTTGGAACGTCATTGAGGCTTTCCGCGAGAACGGCCTCAACGCCATGGACCTCAACGCTGAGCTCTCTGTGGCTCGTCTAGAAGTGGTGCTGTCCACTATCTTTTACCAGCTGAACAAGCGCATGCCCACCACGCACCAGATCAACGTGGAGCAGTCCATCAGCCTGCTGCTCAACTTCCTGCTGGCAGCCTATGACCC ggagggCCATGGCAAGACATCTATCTTTGTTGTGAAAATGGCCCTCGCAACCATCTGTGGTGGGAAAATTCTGGATAAATTAAGAT ATATTTTTTCACTGATATCAGATTCTGCTGGAATAATGGTGCACTCACAGTTTGACCAGTTTCTGAGGGAGGTTCTTAAATTACCCATGGCGGTTTTCGAGGGACCCTCGTTTGGTTACACTGAGCAAGCTGCGAGAACGTGCTTTGCGCAGCAG AAAAAGGTCTCCCTCAACACATTCCTCGATACGTTGATGTCAGACCCGCCCCCTCAGTGTCTGGTGTGGTTACCGCTCATGCATCGCCTCGCCAACGTAGAGAATG TCTTTCACCCGGTCGAGTGCTCCTACTGCCATACTGAGAGTATGATGGGCTTCCGCTACCGCTGCCAGCAATGTCATAATTACCAGCTCTGTCAGGACTGCTTCTGGAGGGGGCATGCCAGCGGTTCCCATAGCAACCAGCACCAAATGAAGGAATATACGTCATGG AAATCCCCTGCTAAGAAGTTATCCCATGCCCTCAGTAAGTCATTGAGCTGTGCATCCAGCAGAGAGCCTCTTCACCCCTTGTTTCCTGAAATGCCAGATAAAACTCTCAACCTAGCTCATATTGT AGATACGTG GCCACCAAGACCAGTGAATATCACCAATGACTACTCACTCTCCCACTCCATGCCTACATCAGGGAACCCTTACTCCACCAAAAA CAAGAATAATGTTGTTGGGCAGAGAAAGCCCCTGACTGGGGCTGCTCCACATCTGCTAAAAGGGAGAGG GTTGAACTACAACCTCGATGTTGCTGATAGACTTGCTGACGAACATGTACTCATTGGCCTCTATGTGAATCTACTCCAAAACAACCCTAAAACATG TTTGCTGGAGAGCAGTAACCATCAAGATGACGAGCACAGTCTCATCGCCCGCTATGCTGCTAGACTGGCTGCTGATGCTGCG GCTCAACAGCAGAGGGTCCCCACAGACCTCCCCTGCTCTCTGGATGCCAACAAACAGCAGAGACAGCTCATTGCCGAGCTCGAGAGCAAAAACAG AGAAATCCTGCAGGAAATCCAGCGACTGCGCCTTCAGCATGAGGAAGCATCCCAGCCGCCACCAGACAGGGGCCAGCAGAACCCCACCCTGCTCGCTGAGCTACGGCTTCTCAG GCAACGCAAAGATGAGCTTGAACAAAGAATGTCTACTCTGCAGGAGAGTCGCAGGGAACTCATGGTGCAGCTGGAGCAACTAATGATGCTTCTCAAG ACTCAGGGTCCCGGCTCACCACGCTCTTCACCCAGCCACACCATCAACCGGCCAATTCCCACACCAATCCACTCGGACTCTGCCGGCACGACCCCAACTCACACACCTCAGGACTCACTCATGGGCGTGGGAGGGGATGTTCAGGAGGCCTTTGCTCAGG GTCCAAGGAGAAATCTGAGAAATGACCTGCTCATTGCTGCTGACTCCATCACCAATACAATGTCATCGCTGGTTAAAGAGCTCAATTCAG AGGGTGGAAGTGAATCAGAGAGTACTGTAGATTCAGATTTTGGACGCGAACTATTGGCCACAACCTCTTCAGATCCTTTCTACGCTTACAAACCAAG GCCTGTGAGCGCTGCAGATGACGAGAGCTTTGAGAAGGATCTGGAGCGGCAGCTGGAGGATGAGCTCCAGTTGGATGAACTA AAAAAGCACAGGCAGGAAACGGACAAAGCATGCATG GTGACTCTGCAGCAGTAA